One Nostoc sp. UHCC 0302 DNA window includes the following coding sequences:
- a CDS encoding TPM domain-containing protein, protein MQSCFWRRILVSIAVFFFAGSIWAIHSPSALAYDNPDLLPSTFTPVVDLAKSLPDLQEEKLVQDLEQFEADTGWKLRVLTQYDRTPGRAVIKYWGLDDKSILLVADSRGGNILSFSVGDAVYELLPRTFWIELQTRFGNLYFVREQGEDQAILQALESVKGCLLKGGCNVVPGLPREQWILTLITSIIGGVICGFAAQPRGDKQIVAWQWALIFSPLWGILFIAFGIGPVVTRTSDWLPLFRNIAGFLIGALVAYLSPVFSRPSSNAES, encoded by the coding sequence ATGCAGTCTTGTTTTTGGCGACGAATTTTAGTATCTATTGCAGTATTTTTCTTTGCTGGGTCAATTTGGGCGATACATTCTCCCTCAGCGCTGGCTTACGACAATCCTGACTTACTACCCAGCACCTTTACCCCAGTTGTAGACTTGGCTAAATCTCTGCCTGACCTGCAAGAAGAAAAGCTTGTCCAAGATTTAGAGCAATTTGAAGCAGATACTGGCTGGAAACTGCGAGTATTGACCCAATATGACCGCACTCCAGGTCGGGCAGTCATCAAATATTGGGGTTTGGATGATAAGAGCATTTTGCTAGTTGCTGATTCCCGTGGCGGTAACATTCTCAGTTTTAGTGTTGGCGACGCTGTTTATGAACTTTTACCCCGGACTTTCTGGATAGAATTGCAAACCCGCTTCGGTAATTTGTATTTTGTCCGCGAACAAGGCGAAGACCAAGCCATTTTGCAAGCTTTAGAATCGGTTAAAGGCTGTTTGCTTAAAGGTGGTTGCAATGTTGTTCCCGGGTTGCCACGGGAGCAGTGGATTCTTACCCTTATCACCTCAATCATTGGGGGAGTGATTTGTGGATTTGCGGCTCAACCCCGCGGTGATAAACAAATTGTTGCGTGGCAATGGGCTTTAATTTTCTCGCCCTTGTGGGGAATTTTGTTTATTGCTTTTGGTATTGGCCCAGTTGTGACACGTACGAGCGATTGGTTACCTTTATTTCGCAATATCGCTGGTTTCCTAATCGGTGCTTTAGTTGCATACCTCTCACCTGTTTTCAGCCGACCTTCTTCTAATGCTGAGTCTTGA
- a CDS encoding GUN4 domain-containing protein: MKLNYLFSATLVSVSFIVFHTASPVLSQQASNNFAQLQSLLEARKWYEANEETISLIRNDSANLSCPNLSSIDQLWVKHSNGKYGFTPQISIWQQVGGLNCKTCENQIKEFSKKVGWNLSQQVNPVPGDFVGQYPTVATLGWQSYVDSDRSLLNQGFFGQGTWQAWKIGNFNFFSTLKNCQGKTP; this comes from the coding sequence ATGAAACTTAACTATCTGTTTTCAGCAACACTAGTTAGCGTGTCGTTTATAGTCTTTCATACAGCATCTCCAGTTTTATCACAACAAGCATCTAATAACTTTGCTCAACTCCAATCTTTATTAGAAGCAAGAAAATGGTACGAAGCTAATGAAGAGACTATCTCTCTAATTCGCAATGACTCGGCAAATCTTTCTTGTCCAAACCTGAGCAGTATAGACCAGCTGTGGGTCAAGCATAGTAATGGAAAATATGGATTTACCCCACAGATAAGTATATGGCAGCAAGTGGGGGGTTTGAATTGCAAAACTTGTGAGAATCAAATAAAAGAATTTAGTAAAAAAGTTGGATGGAATCTTAGCCAACAGGTAAATCCTGTACCAGGAGACTTTGTAGGACAGTACCCAACAGTTGCTACTCTTGGCTGGCAAAGTTATGTTGATAGCGATAGAAGCCTGTTAAATCAGGGATTTTTTGGACAAGGGACGTGGCAAGCCTGGAAAATTGGTAATTTTAACTTTTTTTCTACACTAAAAAACTGTCAAGGTAAAACACCATAA
- a CDS encoding DUF948 domain-containing protein, which translates to MIDPLFWLGLSLLLVATSLTAVLVAAIPALQELARAARSAEKLFDTLSRELPPTLEAIRMTGLEITDLTDDVSEGVKSASQVVKQVDQSLDNARKQAQNVQLGTRSIVVGVKAAWKTFTRQKPLRRTVEHLPINEKSPLTLREREALRQENRRTKAEPYRTNDSYSDPASWEASFEDRD; encoded by the coding sequence GTGATTGATCCCCTGTTTTGGTTGGGACTATCTCTACTCTTAGTCGCCACCAGTTTGACCGCAGTTCTGGTGGCGGCGATACCCGCATTGCAGGAATTAGCACGCGCCGCTCGTAGTGCGGAAAAGTTATTTGATACACTCTCACGAGAATTACCCCCTACTCTAGAAGCTATCCGCATGACTGGCTTGGAAATCACTGATTTAACTGATGATGTCAGCGAAGGTGTCAAAAGTGCCAGTCAAGTTGTTAAACAAGTTGATCAAAGCCTGGATAATGCCAGAAAACAAGCTCAGAATGTTCAACTAGGCACACGCAGCATTGTTGTAGGCGTCAAAGCTGCTTGGAAAACCTTCACGCGCCAAAAACCTTTAAGGCGGACAGTTGAACATTTACCAATTAATGAAAAATCACCGCTAACCTTGCGAGAACGAGAAGCACTAAGACAAGAAAATCGCCGCACCAAAGCAGAACCATATCGTACTAATGACAGTTACAGCGATCCTGCTAGTTGGGAAGCCAGCTTTGAGGATAGGGATTAG
- a CDS encoding YtxH domain-containing protein, whose amino-acid sequence MSNNRSGVFIGGLMLGATIGALTGLLAAPRAGRETRKLLKKSANAIPELAEDLSTSVQIQADRLSASALRNWDDTLDRLREAIAAGVDASQRETQVLKRQKPVAVEDSDSLPQQLERS is encoded by the coding sequence ATGTCTAATAACCGTTCTGGAGTATTTATTGGCGGTTTAATGCTGGGAGCTACCATCGGTGCTTTAACTGGGTTACTCGCAGCTCCACGCGCAGGGCGTGAAACGCGTAAACTATTGAAAAAATCTGCCAATGCTATCCCAGAATTGGCAGAGGACTTATCAACAAGTGTGCAAATTCAGGCAGATCGTCTCTCTGCTAGCGCACTGCGGAATTGGGACGATACATTGGACAGATTGCGGGAAGCGATCGCCGCTGGTGTAGATGCCAGTCAAAGAGAAACTCAAGTCTTGAAACGGCAAAAACCAGTAGCAGTAGAAGACTCAGATTCTCTTCCCCAGCAATTAGAACGCTCATAG
- the avd gene encoding diversity-generating retroelement protein Avd translates to MNELPIIQKTYDLIKWYVPILNRLPRDHKFNLGNRMISGLYDLLENLIIARYTQEKLTIIESLNSKLDILRHQTRLLLDFDLIKTERYEYASKLINEIGVDLGGWIKQQKKQKITI, encoded by the coding sequence ATGAATGAGTTACCAATTATCCAAAAAACGTATGACTTAATAAAGTGGTACGTCCCAATTCTTAATCGTCTACCCCGCGACCATAAATTCAACTTAGGAAATCGGATGATTTCAGGGCTTTATGATTTGCTGGAGAATTTAATAATAGCACGTTATACCCAAGAAAAGTTAACAATTATAGAGTCTTTAAACAGCAAACTAGATATTTTGCGCCATCAAACTCGACTACTGCTAGATTTTGACTTAATCAAGACAGAACGTTATGAATATGCAAGCAAGTTAATTAATGAAATAGGTGTTGATTTAGGTGGTTGGATAAAACAACAAAAGAAGCAAAAGATTACGATATGA
- a CDS encoding glycosyltransferase family 2 protein: MISIITPVYNGEKFIESCLQVVIDQNYLEVEHIILDGGSSDKTVDIIKEKANQYPHIRWVSEKDRGQSDAINKGISMAKGQIIGVLNVDDFYEPNVINRVCNIFKFLPEPSLIVGNCNILNQQDKLISINKPNRLQTLSLLLERRVNNGTIDASFPVNPSAYFYHKSLHEKIGLYKVEEHYVMDLDFLLKAVSSSHVKYFNETWGNYRYYPGTKTFDDSARGNSLSRIKQLFDDYIKTLSLMEQWQIWIARNMNFILLKIFYFYKYPERLPESIRQRLTKYSQTY; the protein is encoded by the coding sequence ATGATTAGTATAATTACACCAGTTTATAACGGTGAGAAATTTATAGAATCTTGTCTTCAAGTTGTCATTGACCAAAACTATTTAGAAGTGGAGCATATCATTTTAGATGGAGGTTCAAGCGACAAAACAGTAGACATTATTAAGGAAAAAGCCAATCAATATCCCCACATTCGCTGGGTTAGTGAAAAAGATCGAGGGCAATCTGATGCTATCAACAAAGGAATTTCTATGGCAAAAGGACAGATTATTGGTGTTTTAAATGTTGATGATTTCTATGAACCAAATGTTATTAACCGCGTTTGTAACATTTTTAAATTTTTACCAGAACCTAGCTTAATTGTTGGCAACTGCAATATTTTAAACCAGCAAGATAAATTAATTTCTATTAATAAACCTAACCGATTACAAACGCTTAGCTTACTATTAGAAAGGCGAGTTAACAATGGAACTATTGATGCTTCATTTCCAGTAAATCCATCTGCTTACTTCTATCACAAATCATTGCATGAGAAAATTGGTTTATATAAAGTAGAAGAACATTATGTAATGGATCTAGATTTTCTGTTAAAAGCGGTTTCTTCATCTCATGTTAAGTACTTTAATGAGACTTGGGGTAACTATAGATATTATCCAGGAACAAAAACATTTGATGATTCTGCAAGAGGAAACAGCCTATCGCGGATTAAACAATTATTTGATGATTATATTAAAACATTATCCTTGATGGAGCAATGGCAGATTTGGATAGCTAGGAACATGAATTTTATTTTGTTAAAAATATTTTATTTTTATAAGTATCCAGAACGATTACCCGAATCGATTAGGCAGCGATTAACGAAATATAGTCAAACTTACTAA
- a CDS encoding SUMF1/EgtB/PvdO family nonheme iron enzyme → MAKFALLIGVSEYEQSLTPLPSAARDVEALKQVLIHPEMGGFAVADVTVLTNPQRQVMERAIYQLFSNRQKDDLVLFYFSGHGVKNESRNLYLSSGETSLDRGRLIPPTAVAARFLHDSMNGSKSERQIIILDCCFSGAFPDGLAAKDDGSVDIQAELGSKGRAILTSSTSTQYSFEQEGSDLSIYTRYLVEGIEKGTADQDEDGWISADELHIYASSKVLEAAPAMTPQFYPVKEGYRIRLAKAPVGDPKLKYRKEVKLRANQGKFTIPARRLLNSLRNQLQLLPEEAEAIEAEVLQPYREFQRKLQEYEQTLRECVEAEDPLSERTLDDLLAYQQHLGLRDEDIAPIEARIIAPLKATSPPTPLLKGEGSSTPPFPAREGGPGGLGQFEFDIVTVNAEGKETNRRRGQAEYFTADLGNGITLDMVSIPGGEFLMGSTKNELERSDDEEPQHQVTVQPFFMGKFPVTQAQWRAVAALPKIKSDLEPDPSSFKGVNRPVEQVSWFDAVEFCARLSQKLGKEYRLPSEAEWEYACRAGTTTPFHFGETITTDLANYDGNYIYGSGLKGGHQGKTTDVGSFGAANAFGIYDMHGLVWEWCLDQWHDNYQGAPTDGRAWLTDNDNDNHARLLRGGSWDYAPRHCRSASRDRLAPDDRFNVIGFRVVCAVARTP, encoded by the coding sequence ATGGCTAAATTTGCCTTGCTGATTGGTGTAAGCGAATATGAACAAAGTCTGACCCCGTTACCCTCTGCTGCTAGGGACGTGGAAGCCCTAAAGCAGGTTTTGATACATCCTGAAATGGGCGGGTTTGCAGTAGCAGATGTGACGGTACTAACTAATCCGCAGCGACAGGTGATGGAGAGAGCCATTTACCAGTTGTTTAGCAATCGCCAAAAAGATGATTTGGTGCTATTTTACTTTTCTGGTCACGGGGTTAAAAATGAAAGTCGCAATCTTTATCTGTCAAGCGGTGAAACTAGTCTAGACAGAGGCAGATTAATTCCACCAACGGCTGTCGCTGCTAGATTTCTTCATGACAGCATGAATGGCAGCAAATCAGAACGGCAAATAATCATTTTAGATTGTTGCTTTAGTGGAGCTTTCCCTGATGGATTGGCTGCCAAAGATGATGGTTCTGTGGATATTCAGGCAGAGTTAGGCAGTAAAGGTCGGGCAATTCTCACATCTTCCACCTCCACACAATATTCCTTTGAACAGGAAGGGTCTGACCTTTCTATTTACACCCGTTATCTAGTTGAGGGAATTGAAAAAGGAACAGCAGATCAAGACGAGGATGGTTGGATTTCAGCAGATGAGTTGCATATTTATGCCAGTAGTAAGGTGCTGGAAGCAGCCCCGGCGATGACACCGCAGTTTTATCCTGTCAAAGAAGGCTACAGGATTCGACTGGCGAAAGCACCTGTTGGTGACCCCAAGCTTAAGTATCGTAAGGAAGTGAAGTTGCGGGCTAATCAAGGTAAATTTACCATCCCCGCTCGTCGGTTGTTAAACTCTCTACGAAATCAGTTACAGCTTTTACCAGAAGAAGCAGAGGCGATAGAAGCAGAGGTTTTGCAGCCCTATCGCGAGTTTCAACGCAAGTTACAAGAGTATGAGCAGACGCTACGGGAATGTGTTGAAGCAGAAGATCCGTTAAGCGAAAGAACCCTCGATGACTTACTGGCTTATCAGCAACATTTGGGACTCAGGGATGAGGACATTGCACCGATTGAAGCTAGGATTATTGCCCCACTAAAAGCGACCTCTCCCCCTACCCCTCTCCTAAAAGGAGAGGGGAGTTCAACTCCCCCCTTCCCTGCTAGGGAAGGGGGGCCGGGGGGGTTAGGTCAGTTTGAATTTGACATCGTAACTGTCAATGCCGAAGGTAAGGAAACTAACCGTCGTCGCGGTCAAGCGGAGTATTTTACTGCTGACTTGGGGAATGGTATCACCCTGGATATGGTTTCTATTCCTGGTGGTGAGTTTTTGATGGGTTCTACAAAAAATGAATTAGAGCGAAGTGACGACGAAGAACCACAGCATCAAGTCACAGTTCAACCTTTTTTTATGGGTAAATTTCCAGTAACTCAAGCTCAATGGCGGGCTGTTGCTGCTTTACCCAAAATTAAAAGTGACTTGGAACCTGACCCATCAAGTTTTAAAGGAGTAAATCGCCCCGTAGAGCAGGTATCCTGGTTCGATGCAGTTGAATTTTGCGCGCGGCTTTCTCAAAAGTTGGGAAAAGAGTACCGTCTACCTAGCGAAGCCGAGTGGGAATATGCTTGTCGGGCTGGAACTACTACACCCTTTCACTTTGGCGAAACAATTACAACTGATTTAGCAAATTATGACGGAAATTATATTTATGGTTCTGGTTTAAAGGGTGGACATCAGGGAAAGACTACAGACGTGGGCAGTTTTGGTGCAGCAAACGCCTTTGGAATTTACGATATGCACGGGCTAGTTTGGGAGTGGTGTCTTGACCAATGGCACGATAACTATCAGGGCGCACCCACAGATGGCAGGGCATGGTTAACTGACAACGATAATGATAATCATGCTCGGCTGCTGCGCGGTGGTTCGTGGGACTACGCTCCTAGGCATTGCCGTTCTGCTTCTCGCGATAGGCTCGCGCCGGACGATAGGTTCAACGTCATCGGTTTTCGGGTTGTGTGTGCCGTGGCGAGGACTCCTTAG
- the dapB gene encoding 4-hydroxy-tetrahydrodipicolinate reductase, with amino-acid sequence MTNQAAIPVIVNGAAGKMGREVVKAVAQSSDLNLVGAIDRSPQHQGQDAGELAGLSEPLEVPITDQLEPMLGYVAGDRQSPPGVIVDFTHPDSVYDNIRSAIAYGIRPVVGTTGLSPEQIQDLADFADKASTGCLIIPNFSIGMVLLQQAAVTASQYFDHVEIIELHHNQKADAPSGTAIQTAQLLAEFGKTFNPPLVEETEKLPGARGSLADEGIRIHSVRLPGLIAHQEVIFGAAGQIYTLRHDTSDRACYMPGVLLAIRKVLQLKSLVYGLEKIL; translated from the coding sequence ATGACTAATCAAGCTGCTATCCCAGTTATTGTCAACGGTGCTGCTGGCAAAATGGGCCGTGAAGTGGTAAAAGCGGTGGCGCAATCATCTGACTTAAACCTAGTGGGTGCAATTGACCGCAGTCCGCAACATCAGGGTCAAGACGCTGGAGAACTGGCGGGTTTAAGCGAACCTCTGGAAGTGCCTATTACCGACCAATTAGAACCAATGCTGGGGTACGTGGCTGGCGATAGACAGTCTCCTCCAGGAGTGATTGTAGACTTTACACATCCTGATTCAGTTTATGACAATATTCGCAGTGCGATCGCCTACGGTATTCGTCCTGTAGTCGGTACAACAGGTTTAAGCCCAGAACAAATTCAAGACTTAGCAGATTTTGCCGACAAAGCGAGTACTGGTTGTCTAATTATTCCTAACTTTTCCATTGGCATGGTATTGTTGCAACAAGCCGCAGTCACCGCCTCCCAATATTTTGACCATGTAGAAATCATCGAACTCCATCACAACCAAAAAGCTGATGCTCCCAGTGGTACAGCCATTCAAACAGCGCAGTTACTAGCAGAATTTGGTAAAACTTTTAACCCGCCGCTTGTGGAAGAAACGGAAAAGTTACCTGGAGCAAGAGGAAGTCTGGCAGACGAAGGTATTAGGATTCATAGTGTGCGCTTACCAGGATTAATTGCTCATCAAGAAGTAATTTTTGGCGCAGCAGGTCAAATTTATACTTTACGGCATGATACGAGCGATCGCGCTTGCTATATGCCAGGAGTCTTACTGGCAATTCGCAAAGTCTTGCAGCTAAAGTCGTTAGTATATGGATTAGAAAAAATACTCTAA
- a CDS encoding precorrin-8X methylmutase, with translation MEWHTTDAQSLAIIDSEIGDHVFSPAEYEIVRRVIYATADFEYKSLIHFSDHALQAGAAALAARTTIVVDVPMVQVGIAYEIQNTFANPVYCSLETLTRPQKEKTRAAWGIETLAKRYPEGIFVVGQAQTALTVLIDLIETEEIRPALIIATPVGFVNVDEAKGRLQDSLVPYITIDSRKGNAVVAAAIVDGLVDLAWQAYGQDGNSRS, from the coding sequence ATGGAATGGCACACAACAGATGCTCAAAGTTTAGCAATTATTGATAGTGAAATTGGCGATCATGTATTTTCGCCCGCTGAATATGAGATTGTACGGCGGGTGATATATGCTACTGCTGATTTTGAGTATAAGTCTTTGATACACTTTTCTGACCATGCTTTGCAAGCAGGTGCAGCAGCATTAGCGGCGCGTACTACGATTGTAGTAGATGTTCCGATGGTACAAGTAGGTATTGCTTACGAGATTCAAAATACCTTTGCTAATCCTGTGTATTGCAGCTTGGAAACTTTAACACGTCCCCAAAAAGAAAAGACTCGTGCAGCGTGGGGAATAGAAACTCTAGCTAAGCGTTATCCAGAAGGTATTTTTGTAGTAGGTCAAGCACAAACAGCACTGACTGTACTAATTGATTTAATTGAAACTGAAGAAATTAGACCGGCTTTAATAATTGCGACGCCAGTGGGATTTGTGAATGTGGATGAAGCCAAAGGGCGTTTGCAAGACTCTCTAGTGCCTTATATTACTATTGACAGTCGCAAAGGTAATGCAGTTGTCGCAGCTGCGATCGTTGATGGACTGGTAGACTTGGCTTGGCAAGCTTATGGACAAGATGGAAATTCGAGAAGTTAA
- a CDS encoding phosphate ABC transporter permease has protein sequence MLVPLTRQKFEQIIPLIATGLQYKYYWGKFSNFLQRLLISVVAVVVILLLITLFKLEFGLIIFVLGVVGALFWLWYPAFQASVQNIQCRRYKYSGFFRGRVLDWWITDRVIGKQETVNSKGELVIVENREKRINLEIGDDTGFSIEFDAPLRPAHKAIARGQVAEMVVMSNRADLSIIEEFSDIYFPNRDVWVSDYPYLRRDFFNEVGRRLSEDQQERPRRRRRPSRE, from the coding sequence ATGCTCGTCCCACTGACTCGCCAGAAATTTGAACAAATCATCCCCCTGATTGCCACTGGTTTGCAGTATAAATACTACTGGGGGAAATTTTCAAATTTTTTGCAGCGGCTATTAATTTCTGTAGTTGCCGTAGTTGTTATTTTGCTTCTAATAACCTTGTTCAAGCTAGAGTTTGGCCTGATTATATTTGTGCTAGGAGTAGTTGGCGCTCTTTTTTGGCTGTGGTATCCAGCGTTTCAGGCGAGTGTGCAGAATATACAATGTCGCCGTTATAAGTACAGCGGCTTTTTCCGTGGTCGAGTGCTAGACTGGTGGATCACAGACCGAGTGATTGGTAAACAAGAAACTGTCAACAGCAAAGGCGAATTGGTAATTGTCGAAAACCGAGAGAAACGGATTAACCTAGAAATAGGTGATGATACAGGATTTAGCATTGAGTTTGACGCACCACTACGTCCTGCTCATAAAGCCATTGCTCGTGGTCAAGTTGCAGAAATGGTAGTCATGTCAAATCGCGCAGATTTGAGCATAATTGAAGAATTTAGTGATATATACTTTCCTAACCGCGACGTGTGGGTCAGCGACTATCCATATTTGCGAAGAGATTTCTTTAATGAAGTTGGTCGCCGCTTGAGTGAAGACCAACAAGAAAGGCCGCGTCGCCGTCGCCGTCCATCCAGGGAATAA